The Anastrepha ludens isolate Willacy chromosome 2, idAnaLude1.1, whole genome shotgun sequence genome contains a region encoding:
- the LOC128857803 gene encoding methylcytosine dioxygenase TET-like: protein MCTSSLSTFQPAPPPPPHHFNSLDYRERNQTHYKHGHSYHQQREQSQQRTNTLDRRSAGAAPSATGCIGDYNQISPHYLQTFDSLDPYGVANLHLYRSQSKSQIYGRGSASGSGSGSNDGSTHDAVLYHSNSTLNHYQQQQQQQQLQTSEQQHYQSGGQHRSLNQPQHHHHSLKHSKGGGNKTHKNKASAHQQQQQHLTQQQKPAKSRSSRSLQQHQQQPPAAEKAGKSGRGGGMERKHNNNCVASNNTAQINNISKANSITSQYSSSSESMQCDNNYY from the coding sequence ATGTGCACGTCCTCCCTGTCGACATTCCAGCCAGCGCCGCCACCGCCGCCGCATCACTTCAACTCCTTGGACTACCGCGAACGCAATCAAACGCACTACAAACATGGACATAGCTATCACCAGCAGCGCGAGCAATCACAGCAGCGCACAAACACACTGGATCGACGCAGCGCTGGTGCTGCCCCTTCAGCCACGGGTTGTATTGGCGACTACAATCAAATTAGTCCGCACTACTTGCAAACCTTCGACAGTCTCGATCCTTACGGTGTGGCCAATCTGCATTTATATCGCAGCCAATCTAAGTCCCAGATTTATGGACGTGGCAGCGCTAGCGGTAGTGGCAGCGGCAGCAATGATGGCTCCACGCACGATGCCGTACTATATCACAGCAATAGCACATTGAATCACtatcaacaacagcagcagcagcagcagctgcaaaCTAGCGAACAGCAACATTATCAATCCGGTGGTCAGCACCGCTCACTGAATCAGCCACAGCATCATCATCACAGTTTGAAGCATAGTAAAGGTGGCGGCAATAAGACGCACAAGAACAAGGCGAGtgcacatcaacaacaacaacagcacttgacacaacaacaaaaacctgcAAAATCACGTAGCAGTCGCTCATTGCAGCAGCATCAACAGCAACCACCAGCAGCCGAGAAGGCTGGCAAAAGTGGTCGCGGTGGCGGTATGGAGcgcaagcacaacaacaactgcgTCGCCAGCAACAACACAGCACAGATTAATAACATAAGTAAAGCCAATTCAATAACAAGTCAATACTCGAGCTCCAGTGAGAGCATGCAATGCGACAATAATTACTATTAG
- the LOC128871586 gene encoding uncharacterized protein LOC128871586, which produces MVHTFETLATQRKLADQERAKERAWALQQQQQWEREQLQLRQSKYMPTLTSAVHTTTYTYDTPTHASRASQHGTSNSKYHQLKRKSHESRQRLIQLSKEQLLAAFDSHADKSEKRQPATSASKKLANSYSAQTLAIESNSKALTTDGSPHKRQRTLSLRSANATRSPNGDDDLAQQYGHMDDDYRKNLFGTLASRGHAPTLQLTMNSGNGMGGYAKGNAPYNSLRGSQEDGDFGVSNDLNAENDDEAIIVNAAFDEIFAGYSGADDDEEEYNVGNSEEQMVSLSELDDDVFKSLGASQINNLGCPGNTPMKFPLIAVGAQKKAPPPPPPPPLTATAHTPSIKNIDIKLSTPSTKRKHTIMPLAKQKQRSTTLHNLFDRLKATQTKVKRPFTKISSDSLLKQDQLNIEQMTHALHKYPPQLDLYREVGEGKAADERTVCNDADAADDDFLRGSTLSQSFVRQLHMRQDKEKAKKKMPAPAPPITSKLQSNSASGVNAVNGAPRPHLSQWRTKSSNELLLDDLAIQARRYQRAASRKYPAPATPKKQQPPMLGQVMKVADAGEEALRSYKQNRDSSRGHGVGADTTRSERNEYGSFLRGSAEI; this is translated from the coding sequence ATGGTGCACACTTTCGAAACCCTCGCCACGCAGCGCAAACTAGCTGATCAAGAGCGTGCCAAAGAGCGCGCTTGGGCattgcagcagcaacagcaatggGAACGGGAGCAACTGCAGTTGAGACAAAGTAAGTATATGCCGACGCTGACTAGCGCCGTGCACACGACCACATACACATATGACACGCCCACACACGCTTCACGCGCTTCTCAGCACGGCACCAGTAACAGTAAATACCATCAACTCAAACGTAAATCACACGAATCGCGCCAGCGTCTCATACAACTTAGTAAAGAACAGCTATTAGCTGCCTTCGACAGCCATGCCGATAAGAGTGAGAAACGGCAGCCCGCGACGTCGGCAAGCAAAAAACTTGCCAATAGCTATAGCGCACAAACGCTGGCTATCGAAAGTAATAGCAAAGCACTTACAACTGATGGTAGCCCGCATAAACGACAACGTACTTTGAGTCTGCGTAGCGCGAACGCGACGCGCTCTCCAAATGGTGATGATGACTTGGCGCAGCAATATGGTCATATGGATGACGATTACCGCAAAAATCTCTTCGGCACCCTGGCAAGTAGAGGGCACGCGCCGACATTGCAGCTAACGATGAACAGCGGTAATGGCATGGGTGGTTATGCAAAGGGAAATGCGCCTTATAATAGTCTGCGCGGCAGCCAAGAAGATGGCGATTTTGGTGTCAGCAACGATTTAAACGCGGAAAATGATGATGAGGCAATCATTGTAAATGCCGCTTTCGATGAAATATTCGCCGGCTATAGCGGCGCCGACGATGACGAAGAAGAATACAATGTTGGTAAtagcgaagagcaaatggttagTCTTAGCGAGCTGGATGACGATGTCTTCAAATCGCTTGGCGCAAGCCAAATCAACAATCTAGGCTGCCCTGGCAACACGCCAATGAAGTTCCCGCTAATAGCAGTAGGCGCACAGAAAAaagcaccaccaccaccaccaccaccgccactaACAGCAACAGCGCATACgccttcaataaaaaatatagatatAAAATTGTCAACGCCATCAACTAAGCGTAAACATACCATAATGCCGCTTGCCAAACAGAAGCAACGTTCCACCACGCTGCATAACCTCTTCGATCGCCTCAAGGCGACACAGACCAAAGTGAAGCGTCCGTTTACCAAAATATCGTCGGACAGTCTACTGAAACAGGATCAATTGAATATTGAACAGATGACGCATGCTCTGCACAAATATCCACCACAATTAGATCTTTATCGCGAAGTAGGTGAAGGCAAAGCCGCCGACGAGCGTACGGTTTGCAACGATGCAGATGCGGCAGATGACGACTTTCTACGCGGCTCCACATTAAGCCAATCATTTGTGCGTCAATTGCATATGCGACAAGACAAAGAAAAagctaagaaaaaaatgccCGCACCGGCGCCACCCATCACATCGAAATTGCAATCGAACAGCGCTAGCGGCGTGAATGCTGTAAATGGCGCACCGCGCCCACACCTATCGCAATGGCGCACTAAATCGTCAAATGAATTGCTGCTCGATGATTTGGCAATACAAGCGCGACGTTATCAGCGTGCAGCAAGTCGTAAGTATCCGGCACCAGCGACGCCAAAAAAACAGCAACCGCCGATGCTGGGGCAAGTAATGAAAGTGGCCGATGCGGGAGAGGAAGCATTACGCAGCTACAAACAGAATCGCGACAGCAGTAGGGGGCATGGCGTTGGCGCTGATACGACGCGTAGCGAACGCAATGAGTATGGCAGCTTTCTGCGTGGCAGCGCGGAAATTTAA
- the LOC128871587 gene encoding AT-rich interactive domain-containing protein 2, translating to MSMSDVLKNAMPIGADANNAPEVVDNSVSNTLTGVSGTPIRARSSQTMNTPATNSDLSTNSTAANTIVTKGKALPKPPDEFYRDVQQFHERRATPIMHAPKISGREVDLHKLYSEVTERGGFNKVNQRDEWDEVLPVLGIRDKCVNATAAVKYIYRRCLEKYERQTFFGEDPDKLEALESVDAMEGGGRSRSRYPTSIYSSSTATAGVNTVPMSYNYRQHVVNMDRRRTYKLSTDLHKPSPYEKIMLSLISPLPNEQDFAINVCSLMANESKQTLKLNEYPKLLDVLLAHTGVFTDYTLRKLFQHVYTQVRENSLFEFWRDLLHDKPQILDLYTDEQDMRNAGLIADEDAAMDSKKLSCYEDSSDFEFLNLGRGEGTQEYVGQRVQQIVAIFRNISFFEENLPVFAKSRAFLRFIVMGANIRWGNLHNQILDIAGNIANEIELSDPATDDVSRSLLVTLCDGIESMDRGVIINSLEILYKLCQKDSNEDHINKYMNQQFYETVCQFLSLNDIMLLIFTLEAIYALTSMGARSCHFIMQVRGIVDQLVSLITVEAQSYGPDGCILMRVVETVPGNMLPIVAQNIANLQNAAVIQKPPTHVLALPTQLPAPQPPVPTPVILPTYIASPAMPNPQLPTVQLPPAAVDSGQNQQLPTQTSDPAATAQSVTTGQQQQPGTSQQHTSTPAQAPTNPPQNFTHEDEQYALSWLGATFERAPSPESHVEQQELYRMYLTHCQKFGKHSVVNHMQFPRLVRLIYNGSVGPMSVRRSDGSDLPGMHYVGIRLRAQPLPIQSSKTLPIQPKPLDIKLATKPTGNDNTAAAPTSARKLKKKSKVQQETPVTSTEVSTSSSASNSSISTATQEPTNPEQNFNEEVSTGAAATTTSSITSHSGAPLLIVQSGGTGISAATTSLALPQATDTSAQPSSSLIKSLLANKVTQRQQKNQKELNTTATSSQSPANALAQQPIKVASTAISALVNNPLMQNASVKVGQTTIKPLNPQTPLEKKPILDSTPPPLAPLSGNNVAKDSNGRPVIIANQMLVEILDKKGGEPTIPATIIKRKIEDSTEPAKRLALDPLIGKEDVQVTPSKNAANLYAEMAASILEDEDLEDIPPLPATSTAPSTSTSTTQSTFTEPLQQQQILIPAKIQQATVQGVQRQLVFQTNQPPQLKLTTHGGVAPTTQMPTAMATIKTDQGLQTVPVILQQKTLEQTQPQQLIQQVITQNVPQAMPQQQPTQYVLATNQQGQTYLVAQQAQPPPPPPQQTVLVTQTPQQQSVGAKTIIILQQQTMPGQQTHQPQPQLIGGGPQKVIMTTSQGQQVLVTQRPQPALPVPTTQQYFINPQTGTATHIQHVPVSSSGIATSVSTNNQLLQRHQILTSQATTMAPTQPATGQISPSLLSQLNHIPATIKLHQPQMPATSVQTAALQHPSATISRLGKTVSIVQTPPALAPPPPPIQIPQLQQHQSIIQQHIISGPSEKRQMILGGRAIEIKETVITQAPPPSQQSQLNSQTIITKQVLPQQQQAQQIRTVIEQQQHPSLIQQKFTLQPQPQKTSEQSSLIQATLPAKPQAVVQTVVQQPPPSQSPIPCKPPVAQQVRASTPQQQQQTPTAANNKTVCSEPPPLTQTTRPPMVGNLQSQQQQQPQPQKEVTKSNESANTMNNSSTATTTTNAPAATTTAAVAANSSTPPPPSTANSVQMSLTKPTPPMPQLPQVQLPPGVAIPPLDPNWIYVCDWRNCPRRKYKSLNDLQHHACSQHCPDHLDPAAEIFCQWGVGPGLCDGIPRKRYSLMTHIIDRHLTNDSLRAAMQRRIATGTVNLQPTQAPVTIVRNVEAAQAQRNNSASPSPSTSSSSSGSHQTGVGSATGSSAMHAIKRHTVDYVNPKELMDENEGPVTKSIRLTAALILRNLVTYTNTAKRNLRRYEPHLSNVALSNVESSGAISHILFELNN from the exons ATGTCTATGTCAGACGTATTGAAAAACGCGATGCCTATTGGGGCTGATGCCAACAACGCGCCGGAGGTAGTTGACAATTCAGTCTCAAATACACTTACAGGCGTTAGTGGAACACCAATCCGTGCACGAAGTTCGCAAACCATGAACACACCAGCAACAAACTCCGATCTCTCCACAAATTCTACCGCAGCAAATACCATTGTTACAAAAGGAAAGGCATTGCCCAAACCCCCAGACGAATTTTATCGCGACGTACAACAGTTCCACGAGCGTCGTGC AACGCCTATAATGCATGCACCTAAAATTAGCGGACGCGAGGTGGATTTACACAAGCTTTACAGCGAAGTTACAGAGCGCGGCGGTTTCAACAAGGTAAATCAGCGCGACGAGTGGGACGAGGTTTTGCCGGTGTTAGGAATACGCGACAAATGTGTAAACGCTACGGCAGCAGTGAAGTACATATACAGGCGCTGTCTGGAGAAGTATGAACGACAGACCTTTTTTGGCGAAGATCCGGACAAGTTGGAAGCACTTGAATCCGTTGACGCCATGGAGGGAGGTGGTCGTTCACGTAGCCGCTACCCTACGTCTATATATTCAAGCAGTACGGCAACTGCAGGTGTTAATACCGTGCCGATGTCATACAATTACCGCCAACATGTTGTGAATATGGATCGTCGACGTACATATAAGCTGTCTACCGATTTGCACAAACCATCACCATATGAAAAGATAATGCTGTCACTTATTTCACCACTTCCCAATGAGCAAGACTTCGCCATTAATGTGTGTTCGTTAATGGCAAATGAAAGCAAACAGACATTAAAGTTAAACGAATATCCCAAACTCTTGGATGTGCTGCTCGCCCACACGGGCGTCTTTACGGACTACACATTGCGAAAACTGTTCCAACACGTTTATACACAAGTACGTGAAAATTCCCTTTTCGAATTTTGGCGCGATTTGTTACACGACAAGCCACAGATTTTGGATTTGTATACAGATGAGCAGGATATGCGCAATGCTGGACTCATAGCTGATGAAGATGCAGCTATGGATTCCAAAAAGTTATCATGTTACGAAGATTCCAGCGACTTTGAGTTCTTGAATTTGGGGCGTGGTGAGGGCACACAGGAATATGTGGGCCAACGCGTTCAACAAATTGTGGCTATATTTAGAAATATcagtttttttgaagaaaatttgccAGTTTTTGCAAAGAGCCGAGCCTTTTTGCGCTTCATAGTGATGGGCGCCAACATACGCTGGGGCAATCTGCACAATCAAATACTGGATATCGCTGGAAATATAGCCAATGAAATTGAACTCTCAGATCCCGCTACAGACGATGTCTCGCGCAGTCTACTGGTAACGCTCTGTGATGGCATTGAAAGCATGGATCGTGGAGTAATTATAAATAGTTTGGAGATATTGTATAAGTTGTGTCAAAAAGATAGCAATGAGGAccacataaataagtatatgaatcaacaattttatgaaaCAGTATGCCAGTTTCTGAGTCTAAATGACATTATGCTACTCATCTTTACACTGGAAGCCATTTATGCGCTGACGTCAATGGGTGCTCGATCTTGTCATTTTATAATGCAGGTGCGTGGCATTGTCGACCAACTAGTCTCACTGATCACCGTCGAGGCCCAATCATACGGGCCAGATGGTTGTATCTTAATGAGAGTTGTGGAAACTGTGCCAGGTAATATGTTACCTATTGTGGCGCAAAATATCGCCAATCTACAAAATGCTGCAGTAATTCAGAAGCCACCCACACATGTACTCGCATTACCAACACAATTGCCAGCACCACAACCGCCTGTCCCTACACCAGTAATACTGCCCACATACATTGCTTCTCCGGCAATGCCAAATCCACAGTTACCTACAGTGCAATTACCACCAGCCGCAGTAGATTCTGGCCAAAATCAACAACTGCCAACACAGACCAGTGACCCAGCTGCTACTGCGCAATCAGTTACAAcagggcaacaacaacaaccgggcACATCGCAGCAGCATACATCGACGCCAGCACAAGCGCCAACTAATCCTCCGCAAAACTTCACACACGAAGACGAACAGTACGCATTGTCATGGTTGGGAGCTACCTTCGAACGTGCACCAAGCCCAGAGAGTCATGTCGAACAGCAGGAACTGTACCGCATGTATTTAACACATTGTCAAAAGTTCGGTAAGCACTCAGTGGTGAATCACATGCAATTTCCGCGTCTTGTGCGCCTTATTTACAATGGCAGTGTGGGGCCCATGTCTGTGCGCCGCAGCGATGGCTCTGATTTGCCAGGAATGCATTACGTCGGTATACGTTTGCGCGCACAACCTCTACCAATACAATCATCTAAAACTCTGCCAATCCAACCTAAGCCACTGGATATCAAATTGGCAACAAAACCTACTGGGAATGATAACACCGCCGCAGCTCCAACGTCTGCAcgcaaattgaaaaagaagTCCAAGGTGCAGCAAGAAACTCCTGTAACTTCCACGGAAGTGTCAACATCCTCATCTGCATCTAATAGCAGTATTTCGACAGCTACACAAGAACCAACAAATCCAGAGCAAAATTTTAATGAGGAAGTGTCTACtggagcagcagcaacaacaacctcCAGCATCACAAGTCATAGTGGTGCACCCTTATTAATAGTACAGTCCGGAGGAACTGGTATCTCTGCAGCTACGACTTCATTGGCTTTGCCACAAGCCACCGATACAAGTGCGCAACCCTCTTCTTCTCTAATCAAAAGCTTGTTAGCCAACAAAGTGACGCAGCGTCAGCAGAAGAATCAAAAGGAGTTGAATACCACCGCTACTAGCTCACAGTCGCCGGCAAACGCCCTTGCGCAGCAACCTATTAAAGTAGCCAGTACTGCAATAAGTGCATTGGTGAATAATCCACTGATGCAAAATGCATCTGTAAAGGTTGGACAGACCACCATTAAACCGCTGAACCCACAAACTCCATTGGAAAAGAAGCCCATTCTCGACTCTACACCACCACCCTTGGCACCACTTAGTGGCAATAATGTTGCCAAAGACTCCAATGGACGACCAGTGATTATTGCCAATCAAATGTTGGTAGAAATACTCGACAAAAAAGGTGGTGAGCCAACAATACCAGCTACCATCATTAAAAGGAAAATTGAAGACAGCACTGAGCCTGCAAAACGACTCGCTTTGGACCCCTTGATTGGCAAAGAGGACGTGCAAGTGACGCCGTCGAAGAACGCTGCCAATTTATACGCCGAGATGGCTGCGTCCATACTTGAAGATGAGGATCTCGAAGACATACCGCCGCTGCCAGCTACATCAACCGCGCCATCAACATCTACGTCCacgacacagtcaacatttacTGAACCCTTGCAACAGCAGCAAATTCTAATTCCAGCTAAAATTCAACAGGCCACAGTTCAGGGTGTACAGCGACAACTTGTCTTCCAGACGAACCAGCCACCTCAACTGAAGTTGACCACACATGGTGGTGTTGCGCCGACAACACAGATGCCCACAGCCATGGCTACTATAAAAACCGATCAGGGTCTGCAGACTGTGCCGGTTATTCTGCAACAGAAGACGTTGGAACAAACGCAACCACAACAGCTAATACAACAAGTCATCACACAAAATGTACCGCAGGCGATGCCGCAACAACAGCCAACACAGTACGTTCTTGCCACAAATCAACAGGGTCAAACTTATCTTGTGGCACAACAGGCgcagccaccaccaccaccgccacagCAAACAGTATTGGTCACACAGACACCGCAACAGCAATCGGTTGGGgcaaaaacaattattattttacaacaacaaacaatgccTGGTCAACAAACGCACCAACCGCAACCACAACTCATTGGTGGGGGGCCACAAAAAGTGATAATGACAACGTCGCAAGGTCAACAAGTGCTCGTGACGCAGCGCCCACAACCCGCTCTGCCTGTTCCCACAACACAGCAATATTTCATAAATCCACAAACAGGCACGGCCACACATATTCAACATGTGCCAGTTTCCAGTAGTGGCATAGCAACAAGTGTATCCACCAACAATCAGCTGCTACAGCGTCATCAAATATTAACATCTCAAGCGACAACTATGGCTCCTACACAGCCCGCAACAGGACAGATCTCGCCGTCTTTGCTCTCACAACTCAATCATATTCCAGCTACTATCAAACTACACCAACCTCAAATGCCTGCAACGTCCGTACAGACAGCAGCACTTCAACATCCATCGGCGACGATCTCGCGCTTAGGAAAGACAGTTTCTATTGTGCAGACTCCACCAGCCTTGGCACCGCCACCACCACCTATTCAAATACCGCAACTGCAACAACATCAGTCGATAATACAACAGCACATCATATCAGGGCCGTCGGAGAAAAGGCAGATGATACTGGGTGGGCGAGCTATTGAAATTAAGGAGACGGTAATCACTCAAGCGCCGCCGCCATCGCAACAAAGTCAATTGAATTCGCAAACGATCATAACAAAACAAGTTTtaccacaacaacagcaagcacaGCAAATACGCACTGTCAtagaacaacaacagcatccCTCACTTATTCAGCAGAAATTCACCTTGCAGCCGCAACCACAGAAG ACGAGTGAGCAATCCAGTTTAATTCAAGCCACTTTGCCGGCCAAACCTCAAGCTGTTGTGCAGACTGTAGTTCAACAACCACCACCTTCACAGTCACCAATTCCATGCAAACCACCGGTTGCTCAACAAGTCAGAGCATctacacctcaacaacaacaacaaactccAACAGCTGCTAACAACAAAACAGTTTGCTCCGAACCACCACCACTCACACAGACAACACGCCCACCAATGGTTGGCAATCTGCAatcacagcagcagcagcagccgcagCCACAGAAAGAAGTAACGAAATCAAATGAATCTGCAAATACCATGAACAATTCATCAACGGCAACAACGACAACGAATGCACCGGCAGCCACTACAACAGCTGCTGTGGCGGCAAATTCAAGCACACCGCCCCCACCATCTACAGCCAATTCAGTTCAGATGTCACTAACGAAACCCACACCTCCCATGCCCCAGCTGCCACAAGTGCAGTTGCCACCAGGAGTAGCAATACCGCCTTTAGATCCTAACTGGATTTACGTTTGCGATTGGCGTAATTGCCCGCGCCGCAAATACAAATCACTTAACGACCTACAGCATCATGCATGTTCTCAGCATTGTCCGGACCATCTGGATCCGGCAGCGGAAATTTTTTGCCAATGGGGTGTGGGGCCTGGCCTTTGCGATGGCATACCACGCAAACGTTATTCGCTGATGACGCACATCATAGATCGACACTTAACGAACGATAGTTTGCGCGCCGCTATGCAACGACGCATTGCAACGGGTACGGTAAATCTGCAGCCGACCCAAGCACCGGTAACAATCGTGCGCAATGTAGAGGCAGCACAAGCGCAACGCAATAACTCGGCTTCACCATCACCATCGACTTCGTCATCCTCCTCCGGCTCACATCAAACTGGTGTTGGCAGTGCCACCGGTAGTTCAGCTATGCACGCTATCAAACGACACACAGTGGATTATGTGAATCCCAAAGAATTGATGGATGAAAATGAAGGTCCGGTTACGAAAAGTATACGCCTAACTGCCGCATTGATATTAAGGAATCTCGTTACATACACCAACACAGCTAAACGTAACTTGCGTCGTTATGAGCCGCATCTATCCAATGTAGCTTTGAGCAACGTGGAATCAAGTGGGGCTATTTCGCATATTCTATTCGAGCTAAATAACTAA